One region of Rhizobium sp. WYJ-E13 genomic DNA includes:
- a CDS encoding helix-turn-helix domain-containing protein, with translation MNMMIRDRRSELSRRLLDRLRPMVAGKLDVGMHPYGEQLFAYCCFDRERVAALRLDCPMICVVLYGQKDVWLGDRTRSFPAGSLFVLPGGVPMDVVNIPDDKTGVYAALRLDVPLLPEGIPPLSVAERAHSAVDLDAVPLSIDLVETIGHAASTIADVSVGETIKRLRLTEVLALLRPLAEARPLFRQSLSDDIAWLIATAPSQAWNVHDVAGKLGIGASTLRRRLAADGTSFRAILRRERLKAAQHAITSGATAIAAAEAAGYVSRSHFSRRFRESFGTSPTGRA, from the coding sequence ATGAACATGATGATACGCGACCGACGTTCCGAGCTTTCTCGCCGCCTGCTCGATCGGCTCCGCCCCATGGTGGCGGGAAAGCTCGATGTGGGAATGCATCCTTATGGCGAGCAGCTTTTCGCCTATTGCTGCTTCGACCGCGAACGGGTGGCGGCTCTTCGGCTTGATTGTCCCATGATCTGCGTCGTGCTTTATGGCCAAAAGGACGTGTGGCTTGGCGATCGCACCCGGTCCTTCCCGGCCGGCTCGCTCTTCGTGTTGCCCGGTGGTGTGCCGATGGACGTCGTCAACATTCCAGACGATAAAACGGGCGTCTACGCAGCGTTGCGGCTCGACGTGCCGCTTCTGCCGGAGGGCATCCCACCGCTGTCCGTTGCGGAGCGCGCCCATAGTGCCGTCGATCTCGACGCCGTGCCGCTGAGCATCGATCTCGTCGAGACGATTGGCCACGCTGCATCCACGATCGCTGACGTCAGCGTCGGCGAAACGATCAAACGGCTCAGGCTGACGGAGGTTCTGGCGCTGTTGCGGCCACTTGCCGAGGCACGACCACTCTTTAGACAAAGCCTGTCGGACGACATCGCCTGGCTGATCGCAACGGCCCCTTCGCAGGCTTGGAACGTTCATGATGTCGCAGGAAAACTCGGAATTGGAGCGTCCACCCTGCGACGTCGATTGGCCGCAGACGGCACCTCCTTCCGTGCAATCTTGCGGCGCGAGCGTCTGAAGGCTGCGCAACATGCAATCACATCCGGCGCGACGGCAATTGCCGCCGCCGAGGCTGCGGGCTACGTGTCGCGCTCGCACTTCTCGCGCCGGTTTCGCGAGAGCTTTGGAACCAGCCCAACAGGGCGGGCATAG